The following proteins come from a genomic window of Gemmatimonas sp.:
- a CDS encoding ABC transporter ATP-binding protein, with protein MAAPLITARSLTRRYGAVTALDALTVAIEPGITGLVGANGAGKSTFVKILLGIVDPSEGDAAVMGHDVVRERANIRALVGYMPEHDCLPPDMSATEFVSFMARCSGLPVTAARERTAEVLRHVGLFEERYRPMGGYSTGMAQRVKLAQALVHDPRLLILDEPTNGLDPEGRDEMLALVSRTGREFGISVLVSSHLLGELERICERIVLIEQGRLLRAEQVGALTSETATLVVELDGDAAALAAFVARVAAAGLLVQAERQRVLVELPDTATPAALDAAYDAVRDAAAMSDTGILRLERRRGHLQDLFTGAGA; from the coding sequence ATGGCCGCACCGCTCATCACTGCCCGCTCGCTGACGCGTCGCTACGGCGCCGTCACGGCGCTCGATGCCCTGACCGTGGCCATCGAGCCGGGGATCACCGGCCTTGTCGGCGCCAACGGTGCCGGCAAGAGCACTTTCGTGAAGATCCTGCTCGGCATCGTCGATCCGTCGGAGGGGGACGCCGCGGTCATGGGGCACGATGTCGTCCGTGAGCGCGCGAACATCCGGGCGCTGGTGGGCTATATGCCCGAACACGATTGCCTGCCCCCCGACATGAGCGCCACCGAGTTCGTGAGCTTCATGGCGCGCTGCAGCGGCCTGCCGGTGACCGCCGCTCGCGAGCGCACCGCCGAGGTGCTGCGGCACGTGGGGCTCTTCGAGGAGCGCTATCGCCCCATGGGCGGCTACAGCACCGGCATGGCGCAGCGTGTGAAGCTGGCCCAGGCGCTGGTGCACGACCCCCGGCTGCTCATTCTCGACGAACCCACCAACGGCCTCGACCCCGAGGGGCGCGACGAGATGCTGGCCCTCGTGAGTCGCACTGGTCGCGAGTTCGGCATCTCGGTGCTGGTGTCGTCGCATCTCCTGGGTGAGCTCGAGCGCATCTGCGAACGCATCGTGCTGATCGAACAGGGGCGGCTGTTGCGCGCCGAACAGGTGGGGGCACTCACGAGCGAAACCGCCACGCTGGTGGTGGAGCTTGATGGTGACGCGGCGGCGTTGGCCGCGTTCGTGGCGCGGGTGGCCGCGGCGGGGCTGCTGGTGCAGGCCGAGCGGCAGCGCGTCCTGGTGGAACTGCCCGATACGGCCACACCGGCAGCGCTCGACGCGGCCTACGATGCCGTGCGCGACGCCGCGGCCATGTCCGACACGGGTATCCTGCGCCTCGAGCGCCGGCGTGGGCATCTGCAGGATCTGTTTACCGGGGCGGGCGCATGA
- a CDS encoding ABC transporter permease — protein MTTTDSTIHDLGYRRYDGEREGARGAFRALYWQGFRAMFGVGRPMKTKAVPVFVSVVTMLPALASVAASGATQGQLPITYANVIGAQALLFLLFSAAQAPEMLCRDQQHRVLPLLFTRDVTRTHYALARLLALFTAMFLVALAPLLILYLGEIGVAKDPGATFAKMGNKLGPVLLFATLLAWVMSTVSAFLSSLTPRRAYATAAVIGGFLGTVVISQGLQDLAGMSEAATKMIDPIETLRTTAMQLFGETKRWMELTPPPSVWVHVAALTALGFAAAAGLVWRVRRVPV, from the coding sequence ATGACCACCACCGATTCCACCATTCACGACCTCGGCTATCGCCGCTATGACGGCGAGCGCGAGGGCGCGCGCGGGGCGTTCCGCGCGCTGTACTGGCAGGGGTTCCGTGCCATGTTTGGCGTGGGGCGCCCCATGAAAACCAAGGCGGTGCCGGTGTTCGTGAGTGTGGTGACGATGCTGCCGGCGCTGGCGAGTGTGGCCGCCAGCGGTGCCACGCAGGGGCAACTGCCCATCACCTACGCGAATGTCATCGGCGCACAGGCACTGCTGTTCCTGCTGTTCAGTGCCGCACAGGCGCCGGAGATGCTCTGCCGCGATCAGCAGCACCGCGTGCTGCCCCTCCTGTTCACCCGCGACGTGACGCGCACACACTACGCGCTGGCGCGGCTGCTGGCGCTGTTCACGGCCATGTTCCTGGTGGCGCTCGCCCCGCTGCTTATTCTCTATCTCGGCGAGATCGGGGTGGCCAAGGACCCGGGCGCCACCTTCGCGAAGATGGGGAACAAGCTTGGGCCGGTGCTGCTCTTCGCCACGCTGCTGGCGTGGGTGATGAGCACGGTGAGCGCCTTTCTCTCCAGTCTCACCCCGCGTCGCGCGTACGCCACGGCCGCCGTGATTGGCGGCTTTCTGGGCACGGTGGTGATTTCGCAGGGGCTGCAGGATCTGGCGGGGATGTCGGAAGCGGCAACCAAGATGATCGATCCCATCGAAACGCTGCGGACCACGGCGATGCAGCTGTTCGGCGAAACGAAGCGCTGGATGGAACTCACGCCGCCCCCCTCGGTTTGGGTACACGTGGCGGCGCTCACGGCGCTGGGTTTCGCGGCGGCGGCCGGACTCGTATGGCGCGTGCGGCGGGTACCGGTATGA
- a CDS encoding LON peptidase substrate-binding domain-containing protein gives MSRSSLPIFPLGVVLYPGTALPLHLFEPRYRQLLADVRAGDSRFGVLTAMSGVAERDLPPGRMGCVAEVTEVEMMPDGRANIVVVGRERFALEQFLDSEAPYHVASVTSVPDIATANAVALAVRSDDVAQHFKQVVKAVHVINGNDGPVPPLPDDPTQLAWTIAAMIDLDLESRYRLLAERDPAARLTTIDAVLRKAIPELELQAALRKQS, from the coding sequence ATGTCACGGTCGTCCCTCCCGATCTTTCCGCTGGGCGTCGTGCTCTACCCGGGCACGGCGCTCCCGCTGCACCTCTTCGAGCCGCGCTACCGGCAGCTGCTCGCCGACGTTCGCGCCGGCGACTCGCGCTTCGGCGTGCTCACCGCCATGAGCGGGGTGGCCGAGCGCGACCTCCCGCCCGGACGCATGGGGTGCGTGGCCGAAGTGACGGAGGTGGAGATGATGCCCGACGGCCGCGCCAACATCGTCGTCGTAGGACGCGAGCGATTTGCCCTCGAGCAGTTCCTCGACAGCGAGGCGCCCTATCATGTGGCGTCCGTGACGAGCGTGCCCGATATCGCCACGGCGAATGCCGTCGCGCTCGCCGTGCGCAGCGATGACGTGGCCCAGCACTTCAAGCAGGTCGTGAAGGCGGTGCACGTCATCAACGGCAACGACGGCCCCGTACCACCACTGCCGGACGACCCCACGCAGCTGGCCTGGACAATCGCGGCCATGATCGACCTCGATCTGGAATCACGCTATAGGCTGCTCGCCGAGCGCGACCCCGCGGCCCGGCTTACCACCATCGATGCGGTGCTGCGCAAGGCCATTCCGGAACTCGAGCTGCAGGCGGCGCTGAGAAAACAGAGCTGA
- the thiM gene encoding hydroxyethylthiazole kinase, with protein sequence MPRLTLTPADALGALRAEAPLTQCITNYVAMNIAANTLLAAGAAPAMVHTVEESGDFARIARAVTINIGTLSPAWVQGMLAAATAANAVGTPWVLDPVAHFASPYRAQAARELLALRPTILRGNASEILALAGGDTTARGVDAADPVMAAEPAARALAMQTGGVVVVTGAIDLVTDGARVATITGGSPLMPQVTALGCSLTCLIGSYAAVAAPLEAAVAALVLFAHAGERAGREAEGPGSFGWRFLDALAATSPAELAATERVTWG encoded by the coding sequence ATGCCACGACTCACACTGACCCCGGCTGACGCGCTCGGCGCACTACGCGCCGAAGCGCCACTCACCCAGTGCATCACCAACTATGTGGCGATGAACATCGCCGCCAACACGCTGCTCGCCGCGGGCGCGGCGCCGGCCATGGTGCACACCGTGGAGGAGAGTGGCGACTTCGCGCGCATCGCGCGCGCCGTGACCATCAACATCGGCACGCTCTCCCCCGCGTGGGTGCAGGGCATGCTGGCCGCCGCCACGGCGGCGAACGCGGTGGGCACGCCGTGGGTGCTCGATCCCGTGGCGCACTTCGCCTCGCCGTACCGGGCGCAGGCCGCACGCGAGCTGCTGGCGCTGCGCCCCACCATTCTGCGCGGCAACGCCAGCGAAATCCTCGCCCTGGCCGGTGGTGACACCACGGCCCGCGGGGTCGACGCGGCCGATCCGGTCATGGCCGCCGAGCCAGCGGCCCGCGCCCTTGCCATGCAGACGGGCGGCGTGGTGGTGGTGACGGGCGCCATCGACCTCGTCACCGACGGCGCCCGTGTGGCCACCATCACAGGTGGCTCGCCGCTCATGCCGCAGGTCACCGCTCTCGGCTGCTCGCTGACCTGCCTGATCGGTTCGTACGCGGCCGTCGCCGCGCCACTCGAGGCGGCGGTGGCGGCGCTCGTACTGTTCGCGCACGCGGGGGAGCGCGCTGGCCGCGAGGCCGAGGGCCCGGGATCGTTCGGGTGGCGCTTCCTCGATGCCCTGGCGGCGACCTCCCCGGCGGAGCTCGCCGCCACCGAGCGCGTGACATGGGGGTGA
- the thiE gene encoding thiamine phosphate synthase has translation MGVIAPQLRLYLVTDPALCAARGVVDTVRDAVRGGVTMVQLRDKDATTAERVALGRALMDVLAGTNVPLVINDDLEAAVAIGAHGVHVGQSDVLPHQARARLGPHAIVGLSCETVAHAVAADRSVLDYVGLGPVFATSTKPDHAAAMGLDDLAAARAATSLPAVAIGGIHGTNLTSVLATGVAGVAVVSAICGQPDVQAAAQALSDTIARSLPFSPETLS, from the coding sequence ATGGGGGTGATCGCCCCACAGCTGCGCCTCTATCTCGTCACCGACCCCGCGCTGTGTGCCGCGCGGGGCGTCGTGGACACGGTGCGCGATGCCGTACGTGGTGGAGTGACCATGGTGCAACTCCGTGACAAGGACGCCACCACAGCGGAGCGTGTGGCATTGGGGCGGGCGCTCATGGACGTGCTCGCGGGGACCAACGTCCCGCTCGTGATCAACGATGACCTCGAGGCCGCCGTCGCCATTGGCGCCCACGGCGTGCACGTGGGGCAATCGGATGTGCTGCCGCACCAGGCACGCGCGCGTCTAGGCCCGCACGCGATCGTGGGCCTCTCGTGCGAAACGGTTGCCCACGCCGTGGCGGCCGACCGGTCCGTGCTGGACTACGTTGGCCTCGGCCCCGTGTTCGCCACGAGCACCAAGCCCGATCACGCCGCGGCCATGGGGCTGGACGACCTGGCCGCAGCGCGAGCCGCGACCTCGCTGCCGGCGGTCGCCATTGGCGGCATTCACGGCACGAACCTCACGTCGGTGCTGGCCACCGGCGTGGCGGGCGTAGCCGTGGTCTCCGCCATCTGCGGCCAGCCCGATGTACAGGCAGCAGCCCAGGCACTCAGCGATACGATCGCCCGCTCCCTCCCCTTCTCACCGGAAACCCTCTCGTGA
- a CDS encoding ABC transporter ATP-binding protein, with product MSVPSVSLGATPLVFDHVSHWYGEVVAVNDVTAEVQAGITGLLGPNGAGKTTLLQLAAGLMGPSGGAVRVFGASPVRNPEIFRHVALVPEREALPGMLSARAFVEARATLLGLRDPRAAARAALEMVEMDTVADRAVSGFSKGMRQRTKLAAALVQQPRLVLLDEPFNGLDPRQRLHMMQLLEARAAEGTAVLLSSHILEEIEGVASRILVMIAGRLAASGDHRTLRRLMTDRPHSVRIRASNVRALAAQLVVQAPVVSVEVDGADALTVRTTDYTAFSRLLVQSARGAAVTLYDVQPTDESLEHVFAYLVQR from the coding sequence ATGAGCGTGCCTTCGGTATCCCTCGGCGCCACGCCGCTCGTCTTCGACCACGTCTCGCACTGGTACGGCGAGGTGGTGGCCGTGAACGATGTCACGGCAGAGGTGCAGGCCGGGATTACCGGCCTGTTGGGTCCCAACGGCGCCGGGAAGACCACGCTGCTGCAACTGGCCGCGGGGTTGATGGGCCCGAGCGGCGGCGCGGTGCGAGTGTTCGGCGCGTCGCCGGTGCGCAACCCGGAGATCTTCCGTCACGTGGCGCTCGTGCCCGAGCGCGAGGCGTTGCCGGGCATGCTGTCGGCACGCGCTTTCGTGGAAGCGCGCGCCACACTGTTGGGGCTGCGTGATCCGCGCGCGGCGGCCCGGGCGGCGCTCGAAATGGTGGAGATGGACACGGTGGCCGACCGTGCGGTGTCGGGTTTCTCCAAGGGGATGCGCCAGCGCACGAAGCTGGCGGCGGCGCTCGTTCAGCAGCCGCGGCTGGTGCTGCTCGATGAGCCGTTCAACGGCCTCGATCCGCGGCAGCGTCTGCACATGATGCAACTGCTGGAGGCGCGCGCGGCCGAAGGGACCGCGGTGCTGCTGTCCAGTCACATTCTCGAGGAAATCGAAGGGGTGGCGTCGCGCATTCTGGTCATGATCGCGGGGCGCCTCGCCGCCAGCGGCGACCATCGCACGCTGCGACGCCTCATGACCGATCGTCCGCATTCGGTGCGGATCCGCGCCAGCAACGTCCGCGCGTTGGCCGCGCAGCTCGTCGTGCAGGCGCCGGTGGTGAGTGTGGAGGTGGATGGGGCCGACGCGCTCACTGTGCGGACGACCGACTACACCGCCTTCTCGCGCCTGCTGGTGCAGTCTGCGCGTGGCGCCGCGGTGACGCTGTACGATGTGCAGCCCACCGACGAATCACTCGAACACGTCTTCGCCTACCTGGTGCAGCGCTGA
- a CDS encoding ABC transporter permease subunit, translated as MPTVATSTAPPFGRVSFPRTALVLMRLAWARTGSPLLMLGVLVVLCLPVLFSLMFASRGALSGDPIDFLLARYDTIVAGLATPLIALLLGTSAFSAETDDGTLLYLVTTTTPRWWIVMARLLFASLLTGVLTSLSVFASGVVAVGLSDPEGIVTAYTVAVFYGGVTYAALFTMLALLTRRSLVVGLIYVLFWEGALSDTFQAIRYLSVRQWMNAVAEPMIAGGGDGVGPSATYALVGAVVVVAITVYVGGRRLHEPRMGRIGS; from the coding sequence ATGCCCACCGTCGCCACTTCCACTGCGCCGCCGTTCGGGCGCGTGTCGTTCCCGCGTACGGCCCTGGTGCTCATGCGCCTCGCGTGGGCCCGTACGGGCTCGCCGCTGCTCATGCTGGGGGTGCTGGTGGTGCTGTGCCTGCCGGTGCTCTTCTCGCTCATGTTCGCGAGTCGCGGCGCGCTGTCAGGCGACCCGATCGACTTCCTGCTGGCGCGCTACGATACCATCGTGGCGGGGCTGGCCACGCCGCTCATTGCGCTGCTGCTGGGCACCAGTGCGTTCAGCGCCGAGACCGACGATGGCACGCTGCTGTACCTGGTCACCACGACCACGCCCCGCTGGTGGATCGTGATGGCGCGGTTGCTCTTCGCGTCACTGCTGACGGGGGTGCTCACGAGCCTGTCGGTGTTCGCCTCCGGGGTCGTGGCGGTGGGCCTCAGTGACCCGGAGGGGATCGTCACGGCGTACACCGTGGCGGTGTTCTACGGCGGCGTGACGTATGCCGCGCTGTTCACGATGCTGGCGCTGCTCACTCGGCGCTCGCTTGTGGTGGGGCTCATTTACGTGCTCTTCTGGGAGGGCGCCTTGAGCGACACCTTTCAGGCCATCCGCTATCTCAGCGTACGCCAGTGGATGAATGCCGTGGCCGAGCCGATGATCGCGGGTGGTGGCGATGGCGTGGGGCCGTCGGCCACTTACGCGCTGGTGGGCGCGGTCGTGGTGGTGGCAATCACGGTGTACGTGGGCGGCCGCCGACTGCACGAGCCGCGTATGGGGCGCATCGGGTCGTAG